A section of the Thermogemmatispora onikobensis genome encodes:
- a CDS encoding HAD family hydrolase, producing MIRIEIPQRETIELKHAVFDINGTLAFDGKPWPEVVSRLKRLTSFLSIHLLTAATHGQVAALEHSLGLPLHVIDTGEEKTRYVEELGPANVIAFGNGVNDAGMLRRAAIGVAVLGPEGVAREALQAADVLVRNPIDGIDLLFYPKRLIATLRP from the coding sequence ATGATCAGGATTGAGATTCCACAAAGAGAGACCATTGAACTGAAGCATGCTGTCTTTGATATCAACGGTACGCTGGCCTTCGATGGAAAGCCCTGGCCCGAGGTTGTGAGCCGCTTGAAGCGTCTGACCAGCTTTCTCTCTATCCATCTGCTCACAGCGGCGACGCATGGGCAGGTCGCTGCCCTGGAGCACAGCCTGGGCCTGCCGCTGCATGTGATCGATACAGGCGAGGAGAAGACTCGCTATGTTGAGGAGCTAGGTCCGGCCAATGTGATCGCCTTCGGCAATGGCGTCAACGATGCAGGAATGCTGCGCCGAGCTGCCATCGGGGTGGCGGTCTTGGGACCCGAGGGGGTGGCGCGCGAGGCTTTGCAAGCCGCCGATGTGCTGGTGCGCAACCCCATCGATGGGATCGACCTCCTCTTCTATCCAAAACGCCTGATTGCAACTCTCCGTCCCTAG